The DNA sequence CAGCACGACCACTTTTAAAAGTAAGTTACATGATTAGAAGTTTTAAATCTGGCTGGTTGGTTTTAAGCCTAAGCAAATTGAAACTAAGAGTTAGCAAATTAAAGTAGCAAAAACTTAATGGCCTATAAtcgaatttatattttggggCTGAGGTTGAGAAATTAATACGATAATCATTTGGGGTCACAAATGATATCACTTTCCACGCTGTCGTTCCCACCAGTCACCATCTCCAGATCCTCCACGTCGGATGCCACATCATCTGCTGAAAAGCAGTCAACGCCATTCTCATTACACGTCATCATGTCACTGAGCTCCAGTCCAGAAAAACGGATATCTAGGGACTGAGTCGTCATTTCCTATGAGACCAAGCGAGTGGCAATTACGTAATTCCGTCAAACGCTAGCGCCAATTTCCAACCAGCAACCCCACACCTTATTTGCCTTTTTTATcccttactttttctccaccctctctctctctaatcgTACACACACCCACCCAccctctctctatatatatacagttGTAGTTGCCCTGTGCCTGCTTCGTCGCTGTTTGTGAGAGCTGAAGCTGTTTCCGTGCCGTTTTGTAAGTCTAAAGGTGAGTGTAGCAGAAGATTTTTGTGTTTGTCGATGAAAAAGCCTGCTGCAAATTTtgctagggttttgattccGTCGTTTGGTGTTGTTTTTGGTGGATCTAGTTGGATCTGGGGTTTTACTCCGTCTGTGTGCAGTTGCTGCTGCTTCACCGTGTGTCTCTCTTTGCTGTGTTATTTCTAGGGTTTATTCCGCCATTGATGATCTGATTTCGTTCGATTTTCGAATGTTCTAGTTGTTTTTGGCGTGTTTTCTCTTTCtagaagaaaattttagaTCATTCGAAATTCCGTGCagcaaattttgttttaaacgACTTTTTAGGGTTCTTCCGGTGTCAGTTTTTCACTGTTTTCCTAAGTTTTTAATTGTGGTGAAGCTTATTTGTTTTCCTGTTTGAGGTATAGCTCGCTTTTGAATTCTCCACTTAGGCCTAGGTCTCTGAACTTTTAGCAGAGTACCACCCGTATGTATAGTGTTTGTCATTCTCAATCGTATTATATGGCTCTGTAAGCTAAAGCAAAGCCTGTGCATGCTGGATTTCGATTGTATTTTTGGTGACTTTCGTGATGATCGTTGCTTTCAGGAATAGTTCGAACTTGTATTGCTAGAAGTTTTGAACTATGTTATGTTGTGTTTTACGCAGTCTCTTTATGTTTTGCATAACTGGAATTTTACACGCTGCTAACTAGTTGGAACTGCTCACTTTCTGTTTTCAACTTGGTGAAATTTTTGTGATGCAAACAAGATAATTTTAAAGATAATCTGGTAGTGTTCTTATGTGGATTATCTAAGGGGGACGTTGGCGGGTGTTTTCCTTCAAGTATTTACTTATATCATGATTATTTTTACTCGTGTTAGATTCTGGTTGTGGTTGATATAAACTTATAATTGTGATGCTTTAATTTATACAGTTGTTTCTACTATGGCAAGAAAGAGGCGAACCGAACTTCCTGGCGGTGAGAGCTCGGAGTCTCAAGAAGGTGCAGGGCGTGGTGGTGCTCAGAACCCACCTGCTCAACAACAACCACAGCCACAGCTACAACAGACACAACAGCAAGGGGGATATCAAGGTGGGGGAAGAGGCTGGGCACCCCAACGTGGGGCCTACGGTGGCCGTGGCGGTGGCAGAACAGCTCCTCAGCAGTATTATGGTGGACCTCCTGACTATCAGCAGGGTCAGGGCCGTGGTGGACAGCAGTATGGTGGTGGTCAGCAACATGGCCGAGGAGGTGCGTCCCGCCGAGGTGCATTTGTAGGTGGCCGAGAGGCGCCTTCTGCTGGTGGTCCATCTCGTCCACCAGCGCCCGAGCTGCACCAAGCTACTCAATCACCACATCAAGCTGTGATGACTAAGCCTGCTTCTTATGGGAGGCCTGTTGAGACATTTCCAGGGGCAAGCTCCTCTACACAGGCACCTGATCCTCCGCAAGTTTCGGAAGTAACTGAACAGATCCAGGATCTCTCTATCCAGCAAGAGGTGGCTCCCGGACGAGATATGCAACCAGCTTCAAGCAAATCTCTGAGATTTCCGATGAGACCTGGCAAAGGTAACTATGGGACAAGGTGTGTGGTGAAAGCCAATCATTTCTTTGCGGAGCTTCCAGACAAGGATTTGCATCAATATGACGTGAGTTGTtcacatgaaattaattaatttctctgTGATTTAAGCTCTCTTCCATTACTTTATCAACTGACCcattcttctttcattttgtgaAAGGTCTCAATAACTCCTGAAGTTACATCCCGTGGAGTTAATCGTGCTGTGATGAAGCAGTTAGTTACCTCATATCAGGAATCACATCTGGGTCGTAGGCTTCCTGCCTATGATGGAAGAAAGAGCCTGTATACTGCTGGACCATTACCTTTTGTTTCTAAAGAATTCAAAATAACACTTCTGGATGAAGAAGATGCTCCCGGTGGCGCCAGGTTTTTGTCTCCCTTCTTTTAGACACTCTTTAACATTTTGCCATCTCGTATTTTAGCAGGTGTTAGATTTTTTGGTTCGAACATAACTGTCATTATATTCTGAGAATTGTAGGCGAGAACGAGAATTCAAGGTGGTCATCAAGTTTGCTGCGCGAGCTGACTTGCACCATCTAGGAATGTTTTTACAGGGTAGACAAGCTGATGCACCGCAAGAGGCTCTTCAAGTTTTGGACATTGTTCTTCGTGAACTTCCTACTAGTtcgtatgttttttttttctcatctgctatcttttcattttcagttCCTTACTTCTTTATACATCCCCTGTGCTGATTGTTCTTTGCTTTAGGTATACCCCGGTTGGACGTTCTTTCTATGACCCTAGGTTAGGCCAAAGACAACCTCTGGGTGAAGGACTTGAAAGTTGGCGTGGATTTTACCAGAGCATTCGTCCTACTCAGATGGGCCTATCACTGAACATCGGTTAGAATTCTTGATCTGATGTAGACTTTGTTATTCTATTAAATATACTTGTTTATGCTAGTAGTAGGAGTGTAATATTTACATTGATTCTTATCCTTACGATTTACTGTTCTTGACAGATATGTCATCCACTGCATTTATCGAGCCACTCCCagttattgattttgttgcGCAGCTTCTGAATAGGGACGTATCAGCTAGACCATTGTCTGATGCTGACCGTGTGAAGGTTGGTTTTGAATCTTCAGTTTTACTGGATATATTCTTTTGCTACTTGGATATTGCTTAAATAAATGATAGCTTGGGTATGACCATATGATTTTCCAGTATGTGTTTGGATATTATACTTCAATGATGAGTTCCATCGTCCACAATTATACCTTTAGtgccttaataaaaattattttgacaGATCAAGAAAGCCCTTAGAGGAGTAAAGGTGGAGGTTACTCATCGTGGAAACATGCGAAGGAAATACCGTATCTCTGGTTTGACATCACAGGCAACACGTGAGCTAACGTGAGGATCAAATTCCTTttgttattataatattattatatgctctatttcttttcacttttttaagATTGCTGTGCATTGAGTTCATTACATACATGTTTGTtctttatactactactagtatttagtGGAGAtggtttgatttttgttaaatcTAAGCTAAATCTGGTGGTGTCAGATTTCCGGTGGATGAAAGGGGTACAATGAAATCTGTGGTGGAATACTTCCAAGAGACCTACGGATTCGTCATTCAGCACACGCAATGGCCTTGTCTCCAAGTAGGAAATACCCAGAGGCCAAACTACTTGCCCATGGAGGTCTGTCTTTTCTTTGACtcactattatttttcatgaaatataaaagaatgtTGAATTTATAGTTTTGTCATATAGGTATGCAAGATAGTTCAGGGCCAGAGATACTCCAAGAGGTTAAATGAGAGACAGATCACTGCACTACTTAAAGTGACATGCCAGCGTCCTCAGGATAGAGAAAAGGACATTCTTCAGGTTGGTTATGTCATTTATCTCTGTTgctttagttatttttttattgctgaTGCAAaataatcttgttttttttacaGAAAAGCACTTAGTTTAGGACACTTGACTCATCAGTTTCTGTTTTGTGTTCATTGTTCTGTGTGATGCTATGGATCTAAGCAAATGacctttttctcattctctcttacgTTTGCCATTTGTACAGACTGTTAAACACAACGCCTATGCTAATGACCCTTATGCAAAAGAGTTTGGAATCAACATTAGTAACACGTTGGCACAGGTTGAGGCTCGTGTCCTACCTGCACCCTGggtaatgaaaatattttatttttggactTTTTAATAGATATcctttttatttcatgatGAAGACTTTTAATGTTATGTGATCCTGTTACAGCTCAAATATCATGATTCTGGTAGGGAGAAGGACTGTCTTCCTCAAGTTGGGCAGTGGAATATGATGAATAAGGTAAATTGCttcattcttaatttttactatttggGTTTTTCAATGGGAAAAAGTATTACTATCATCTTCATTTTAGAATCAAGGCATCATGTAAGAATAAAGTACAAATGGTTTAACTTTCCTTTAGTTCATGTGGTTGATGTTTCACTATTTGCTGCCCGCTTGGCATGCCTAAAGTACATTGGGCATTGTGGTGGGTGGGTTCACGTTGGGTGTTCCTGCTGGGACattgtttaatatatattcatggcattttgaattaataagGCCCTTGTTATAATTGGATTTAACAATTGCAATTGATTGCCAACCTGCAGAGGATGGTTAATGGCGGTGTTGTTAGCAATTGGATCTGCATCAACTTTGCCCGAAATGTTCAAGACAGTGTGGCACATAGCTTCTGTCATGAGCTTGCGCAGATGTGCACCACTTCTGGCATGGTAGAGACAGTTTTTAATATACCCTGTTCCCTCCGCTGTTAACctgtttctaattttatttattttcttgtaggCATTTAATCCTCAACCTGTCCTACCTGTCTTGAGTGGTCGCCCTGATCAGGTGGAAAGAGTTTTGAAAGCTAGGTTTCATGATGTGATGACTAAACTGCAGCCACACAATAAGAAGGAGCTTGACTTACTAATTGTTATATTACCCGACAATAATGGCTCTCTATACGGTACTGTATAATTAATTCCTCAAATATGTGAAAATCTTATCAATGGAAActatatatttagatttttaaggAATTATCTTAGGTTTCTACTGTTCATGCAATATGTAGACCTGATAATTTGATATCTTATTTCTTTTAGGTGATCTAAAGCGTATATGTGAGACAGATCTGGGTATTGTCTCTCAATGTTGTCTACAGAAGCATGTTTACAGGATGAGCAAACAATATCTTGCCAATGTTTCTCTTAAGATAAATGTCAAAGTTGGTGGTAGGAACACTGTTCTGGTTGATGCAATTTCCAGGCGTATACCGCTTGTGAGCGACGCCCctacaattatttttggtgCGGATGTTACACATCCACATCCCGGCGAGGATTCTAGCCCATCAATTGCTGCTGTaagttctttttctttatggATAGATGTATTGTATCCTTTGTGCATGCTTTTATTTATAGCTGTATACTTTCTTGACATTGTTTCAGGTTGTGGCTTCTCAAGATTGGCCTGAGGTCACAAAATATGCTGGCTTGGTTTGTGCACAAGCCCATAGGCAGGAGCTAATTCAGGACCTGTACAAAACTTGGCACGACCCACAAAGAGGGACTATGCACGGTGGCATGATAAAGTATGTTAATGATTTAGTTTTCAAactgttttttcattatattttgataagcTGTCTATTATACAGTATATGCAAACAACTATATGTCTAAGATGTCATACTTCTGTAAATCAGGGAACTGCTTATTTCATTCCGCAAAGCAACAGGCCAGAAACCTCAGCGTATAATCTTCTATAGGTAATACCTTCATccaaattttactttttaggtGCGATTTTCTGCTGCTGCTTCCTCCTCGACATCTCATAGATTAATTCATGTGTAGGGATGGAGTAAGTGAGGGACAGTTCTATCAAGTTCTGCTTTACGAACTTGATGCCATACGTAAGGTAATGATTCCTACTTTGGTTTTGTCATTTGGAATAGATCTACACTTTGATAATTAATACAAATTCTGTAATGATGTTCATACTCATTCAGGCATGCGCGTCTCTGGAGCCAAACTATCAGCCTACTGTTACCTTTGTGGTGGTTCAAAAACGTCATCACACTCGTCTCTTTGCTAATAACCATCACGACAAGCATTCAGTTGACAGAAGTGGCAATATTTTGCCTGGTACAGTTTTTATGTGATTCgttgctattttttttcttttatttggtGGCTGGAGTCCCctgatatattttgttatgaaTATTGTAGGTACTGTTGTTGATTCCAAGATCTGCCATCCCACTGAATTCGACTTCTACCTTTGCAGTCATGCTGGGATTCAGGTTCCGTCATATGCCTTGTCTTAAATTTCTATATcttgtagtattattattcTGTGCTCTTACATTTGCAATTCTATGAAATCACAGGGAACGAGCCGTCCTGCCCACTACCATGTCTTGTGGGATGAGAATAAGTTTTCAGCCGATGCTCTACAGTCTCTTACTAATAACCTTTGCTACACGTGAGTTTCTTCGTTAATTGCTTGTGAGGTTTTTTCTCGTATTATTTATCTGGTTTAACTTTTGATTTCATGATCTGCAGATATGCAAGATGTACTAGATCTGTTTCAATCGGTATGTGTTTGATGTCAAtgctttattttcttgattccAATTTGTTACTCTTATCTTTActtaataatttgaatattggCTTTTGTCAGTACCTCCTGCATACTATGCCCATTTGGCTGCTTTCCGTGCTCGTTTCTACATGGAGCCTGAAACGTCGGACAGTGGTTCTATGACGAGTAGTGC is a window from the Salvia hispanica cultivar TCC Black 2014 chromosome 1, UniMelb_Shisp_WGS_1.0, whole genome shotgun sequence genome containing:
- the LOC125219538 gene encoding protein argonaute 1 — protein: MARKRRTELPGGESSESQEGAGRGGAQNPPAQQQPQPQLQQTQQQGGYQGGGRGWAPQRGAYGGRGGGRTAPQQYYGGPPDYQQGQGRGGQQYGGGQQHGRGGASRRGAFVGGREAPSAGGPSRPPAPELHQATQSPHQAVMTKPASYGRPVETFPGASSSTQAPDPPQVSEVTEQIQDLSIQQEVAPGRDMQPASSKSLRFPMRPGKGNYGTRCVVKANHFFAELPDKDLHQYDVSITPEVTSRGVNRAVMKQLVTSYQESHLGRRLPAYDGRKSLYTAGPLPFVSKEFKITLLDEEDAPGGARREREFKVVIKFAARADLHHLGMFLQGRQADAPQEALQVLDIVLRELPTSSYTPVGRSFYDPRLGQRQPLGEGLESWRGFYQSIRPTQMGLSLNIDMSSTAFIEPLPVIDFVAQLLNRDVSARPLSDADRVKIKKALRGVKVEVTHRGNMRRKYRISGLTSQATRELTFPVDERGTMKSVVEYFQETYGFVIQHTQWPCLQVGNTQRPNYLPMEVCKIVQGQRYSKRLNERQITALLKVTCQRPQDREKDILQTVKHNAYANDPYAKEFGINISNTLAQVEARVLPAPWLKYHDSGREKDCLPQVGQWNMMNKRMVNGGVVSNWICINFARNVQDSVAHSFCHELAQMCTTSGMAFNPQPVLPVLSGRPDQVERVLKARFHDVMTKLQPHNKKELDLLIVILPDNNGSLYGDLKRICETDLGIVSQCCLQKHVYRMSKQYLANVSLKINVKVGGRNTVLVDAISRRIPLVSDAPTIIFGADVTHPHPGEDSSPSIAAVVASQDWPEVTKYAGLVCAQAHRQELIQDLYKTWHDPQRGTMHGGMIKELLISFRKATGQKPQRIIFYRDGVSEGQFYQVLLYELDAIRKACASLEPNYQPTVTFVVVQKRHHTRLFANNHHDKHSVDRSGNILPGTVVDSKICHPTEFDFYLCSHAGIQGTSRPAHYHVLWDENKFSADALQSLTNNLCYTYARCTRSVSIVPPAYYAHLAAFRARFYMEPETSDSGSMTSSAVTGRGGGAGARATRVPGANAAVRPLPQLRENVKRVMFYC